Proteins encoded in a region of the Chryseobacterium piperi genome:
- a CDS encoding TonB-dependent receptor, translating into MKKQYLISAVLLSTLAVKTAAQNKQDSLTIKDINEVVMVSSRAPKQISDIPGTVWVISEKELQTQIRGGAGLKEVLGNMIPGFDFGNQGRTNYAQNMRGRNVLVMVNGISLNSTRASSRQFDAIDPFNIERIEVLSGASAIYGGDSTGGIINIVTKRPTTNKLTFETTAGLKSGFHKGDLDKRIAQSVQGGSDAVKFRLGAAFTQNEGAFDANGDQVITDVKQADFQYNRSIDILGGITAKLSPDQDLSLDLQYYNSKVRNKKWLSFGRNFEGFTTKNPALINVLDGADSDVVPRTERFMANLQYSLRNILGGQNLIFQAYGRREEVDFGASFAEVPKPPAGITLPVFLSSGRGNTNVYGVKAVLSKKWNNLNFTYGMDSDFESFKGDQAIFNPQRSNESGGLVNKTDVFVGRYPDTKIFSLSGFMQADWEITKKLILSGGIRQQFINVRLDDFVGFKEQVYMHFGYGNSADAVKGGKNNYDVTLLNASLLYKITPEWQTWLSFSQGFAVPDAAKSYGFGKYELANNHWKLLNSINISEQPLSGIKTDQMEIGFRHNPGSAPGFYTQGSFFYALSNKTLKIDNVAFTISLLDQKLRNYGFEGALGYRFAEGLELGGNILLMESETKTVKDGWQNQSVYTTNPSKFMVFTGWNAKRFSLRLQMQNSMNYTDLADMKMNGYTLFDFMGDVKLNKGTINFGVQNLFNKQYPTIWGQRSAFFYGAPQKAFAYQGRGTTFSVGYTINY; encoded by the coding sequence ATGAAAAAACAATACTTAATATCTGCCGTTTTATTGAGTACGCTGGCAGTAAAAACTGCTGCTCAAAACAAACAGGATAGTCTTACAATAAAAGACATCAATGAAGTTGTAATGGTCTCTTCCCGCGCTCCCAAGCAAATCAGTGATATTCCGGGAACAGTTTGGGTGATCAGCGAAAAAGAACTTCAAACACAGATTAGAGGCGGAGCAGGATTGAAAGAAGTATTGGGAAATATGATTCCAGGATTTGATTTCGGAAATCAGGGGCGAACAAATTATGCCCAGAATATGAGAGGTAGAAATGTTCTTGTAATGGTTAACGGAATATCATTAAACAGCACAAGGGCTTCCAGTAGACAATTCGATGCTATTGACCCTTTTAATATCGAAAGAATTGAGGTCCTGTCAGGGGCTTCTGCTATTTATGGAGGAGATTCCACGGGAGGAATTATCAATATTGTCACTAAAAGACCTACTACTAATAAATTGACCTTTGAAACTACAGCCGGTTTAAAATCAGGCTTTCATAAAGGTGATCTGGATAAGAGAATTGCTCAATCCGTACAAGGAGGAAGTGACGCTGTAAAATTTAGGTTGGGTGCTGCATTTACTCAGAACGAAGGAGCTTTTGACGCCAATGGGGATCAGGTTATAACAGATGTAAAACAGGCCGATTTTCAATACAACAGGTCTATAGATATCTTAGGTGGGATTACTGCTAAGCTGAGCCCGGATCAGGACTTAAGCCTGGATTTACAATACTATAACTCGAAGGTAAGGAATAAGAAATGGTTGTCTTTTGGAAGGAATTTCGAAGGCTTTACCACAAAAAATCCTGCTCTCATCAATGTTTTAGATGGTGCTGACTCCGATGTAGTTCCCCGTACAGAAAGATTCATGGCTAACCTGCAGTATAGCTTACGCAATATCCTTGGAGGACAAAATCTGATTTTCCAGGCTTATGGGCGAAGAGAAGAAGTGGATTTCGGGGCTTCATTTGCAGAGGTTCCTAAACCTCCGGCTGGAATTACGCTTCCGGTATTCCTTTCATCAGGAAGAGGAAATACGAATGTATATGGGGTAAAAGCTGTTTTATCAAAAAAATGGAACAATTTAAACTTCACGTATGGAATGGATTCTGATTTTGAAAGCTTTAAAGGAGATCAGGCCATATTCAATCCACAGAGAAGTAATGAGTCCGGAGGTCTGGTGAATAAAACCGATGTTTTCGTAGGAAGATATCCGGATACTAAAATTTTCAGTTTATCCGGCTTTATGCAGGCTGACTGGGAAATTACCAAAAAATTAATCCTTTCCGGAGGGATCAGACAACAATTCATTAATGTAAGATTAGATGATTTTGTAGGCTTTAAAGAGCAGGTATATATGCATTTCGGATATGGAAATTCTGCGGATGCTGTAAAAGGAGGTAAAAACAACTATGATGTAACATTACTCAACGCCAGTTTGCTATACAAGATAACTCCTGAATGGCAAACATGGCTGAGTTTTTCTCAGGGATTCGCTGTACCTGATGCCGCAAAGTCTTATGGTTTTGGAAAATATGAATTAGCTAATAATCATTGGAAGCTCTTAAACAGTATCAATATTAGCGAGCAGCCATTAAGCGGAATAAAAACCGATCAGATGGAAATTGGATTCAGGCATAACCCGGGTTCTGCTCCTGGCTTTTATACACAGGGATCTTTTTTCTATGCACTCTCTAATAAGACACTTAAAATAGACAATGTAGCTTTTACCATTTCATTACTGGATCAGAAGTTGAGAAACTATGGATTCGAAGGAGCCCTGGGATATCGTTTCGCAGAGGGACTTGAATTGGGTGGAAATATTTTGCTGATGGAATCAGAGACTAAAACAGTAAAAGACGGCTGGCAGAATCAATCTGTTTATACTACCAATCCATCAAAATTTATGGTGTTTACGGGTTGGAATGCTAAAAGGTTTTCATTGAGATTGCAAATGCAAAACTCTATGAATTATACGGATTTAGCAGATATGAAAATGAATGGCTATACCCTATTCGATTTTATGGGTGATGTCAAGCTGAATAAAGGGACCATTAATTTTGGAGTCCAGAATTTGTTTAACAAACAATATCCTACGATTTGGGGACAACGTTCTGCATTTTTCTATGGAGCGCCTCAAAAAGCATTTGCCTATCAGGGAAGAGGAACTACATTCTCTGTAGGATATACAATTAATTATTAA